The sequence GCCGGTCGTGGCGTGACCTCCCCGGGTCAGCGGCGGCGTACGAGCCCGGAAACGCGGCGGCCCAGCGACTTCTTCGGGGCCTTGGCCCCCCGGCCGGCGGCGCGCACCGTGTCGGCGGTTGCGGCCTCGGAGGGCGTCGGGGCGGTGCCGCCGAGGTGGGCAGGCTGCCACCAGCGGTCGTCGTCACCGGCGGGCTGGTCCGGGTAGCTGCGCTGGGCTTCGTCCAGGAGGGCCTCCATGGCCGTCCTCGTGCGGGCCAGGAGAGCGGGGATCTGCTCTCCCGGCTCGGCCGTGATCGGCTCGCCGAGGGCGACGGTCACCGCGACGCCGCGGCGGAGCTGCACCTTGTGGTTCTTCGTGGCCACCCGGTGCCCGCCCCACACGGCGGCCGGGATGATCGGCACGCCGGAGTCGATGGCCATGCGTGCGGCGCCCGCCTTGAGGTCCTTCACGGTGAAGCTGGTGCTGATCGTCGCCTCGGGGAACACCCCGACGATCTCGCCGTCCTTGAGCGCCCGCACCGCCGCCTCGAAGGCTGCCGAGCCGGCCCTCCGGTCGACCGG is a genomic window of Blastococcus sp. HT6-30 containing:
- a CDS encoding lysophospholipid acyltransferase family protein produces the protein MYTASWRDVVRPGLFGASPDPRDKPYRFIIRLALVVFRLFRFRFDVRGSHHVPPTGGAIICSNHVSFFDFTFLGLGALPQHRLVRFMAKSAVFDHWFSGPFMRAMKHIPVDRRAGSAAFEAAVRALKDGEIVGVFPEATISTSFTVKDLKAGAARMAIDSGVPIIPAAVWGGHRVATKNHKVQLRRGVAVTVALGEPITAEPGEQIPALLARTRTAMEALLDEAQRSYPDQPAGDDDRWWQPAHLGGTAPTPSEAATADTVRAAGRGAKAPKKSLGRRVSGLVRRR